A window of Belonocnema kinseyi isolate 2016_QV_RU_SX_M_011 chromosome 9, B_treatae_v1, whole genome shotgun sequence contains these coding sequences:
- the LOC117179422 gene encoding uncharacterized protein LOC117179422 isoform X1, translating to MALSRIGKSQNLSILSRLKQEATSLGEIHHTNPNRIKNFHLSRVFRYPEAPPLPLPTNISEIFANETSRFTPERARDITTPVLLYSSSNHKQFAAGSKGSRASFDIDNSNWTSTSPQDSHVESYDCFGAVNLNSSMQTNVPKPFNSTGKCTYLNMPGGQWVRNGTYIADSQLLERDNKNGHTSARNYSTDSISSNQTKSSESDTSKIEKAKLILTKKERFRIVLKDYGKTVTIFHITISLISLGVCYVAVSSGVDMTNLASVMTENNNELVQKIMVNSSTFAVAYGVHKLMAPIRLGITMTVVPFLVRFLRKKGILKHPEISKKLREAGIKTKETG from the exons CAACATCTCTTGGCGAGATTCACCACACAAATCCAAACCGAATCAAGAACTTCCACCTCTCCAGAGTTTTTCGTTACCCAGAAGCTCCACCTTTACCCCTGCCAACTAATATATCCGAAATTTTCGCCAACGAAACAAGTCGTTTTACACCAGAAAGGGCTCGTGATATTACGACTCCAGTTTTGCTTTACAGTTCCAGCAACCACAAACAATTTGCAGCAGGATCAAAAGGATCAAGAGCTTCTTTTGATATCGACAACTCAAATTGGACGAGTACAAGTCCACAAGATTCACATGTGGAATCCTACGACTGTTTCGGTGCCGTTAATCTGAACAGTTCTATGCAGACCAATGTCCCGAAACCCTTTAATTCGACTGGAAAATGTACTTATTTAAACATGCCTGGGGGTCAGTGGGTTAGAAACGGCACATACATTGCCGATTCTCAGCTTCTCGAACGAGATAACAAAAATG GTCATACCAGTGCAAGAAATTACTCGACGGATAGCATAAGTTCAAATCAGACAAAAAGCTCTGAATCTGatacttctaaaattgaaaaggCAAAACTGATACTAACTAAAAAGGAGAGGTTCAGGATCGTGCTGAAAGATTACGGAAAGACTGTAACCATTTTTCATATTACAATTTCTCTCATATCACTTGGTGTGTGTTACGTCGCAGTCTCaag TGGTGTCGATATGACAAACCTGGCAAGTGTCATGACtgaaaacaataatgaattagtGCAAAAAATCATGGTTAACTCATCGACATTTGCTGTAGCTTATGGTGTCCATAAACTAATGGCTCCCATAAGACTCGGAATTACAATGACGGTGGTGCCTTTCCtggtaagatttttaagaaaaaaaggtatTCTGAAACATCctgaaatttctaagaaattaagAGAAGCGGGAATAAAAACCAAAGAAActggttaa